From Spea bombifrons isolate aSpeBom1 chromosome 6, aSpeBom1.2.pri, whole genome shotgun sequence, a single genomic window includes:
- the TAMM41 gene encoding phosphatidate cytidylyltransferase, mitochondrial, whose translation MAIQAIQSTGYQFRRILTYFPQDISLAFAYGSGVFRQSGTAHGSVGNNMLDFVFAVDDPVMWHSMNVKQNPAHYSFLRFLGPKNITSVQNDYGAGVYYNTMVPCDGKVIKYGVVSTDTLVEDLLHWKTLYIAGRLHKPVKILMQKENGPLRAALNANLKSALTAAFLMLPESFTEEELYLQIAGLSYSGDFRMIIGEDKAKVMNIVGPNVPHFQKLYGNMLTECPQAVYKAPQGRVEVDKSPEGQFLQLMALPKTLQQRITNLVDIPGKNRDVEEMLLQVAHDPDCGSVVQLGVQSIVKTSSLSQSAKGILTAGFKKTISYTSKKMYKMARSLRRKKP comes from the exons ATGGCTATACAGGCAATCCAGAGCACCGGCTACCAGTTCAGGAGAATCCTCACCTACTTCCCCCAGGACATCAGCCTGGCCTTCGCCTACGGGTCGGGGGTGTTCAGGCAGTCGGGCACGGCTCACGGCAGCGTTGGG AACAATATGCTGGACTTTGTGTTTGCCGTCGATGACCCCGTTATGTGGCACTCGATGAACGTAAAGCAGAACCCGGCACATTACTCGTTCCTGAGGTTTCTGGGACCCAAAAACATCACGAGTGTACAGAACGACTATGGAGCCGGGGTGTATTATAACACCATGGTGCCGTGCGACGGGAAG GTGATAAAGTACGGCGTCGTCAGCACAGATACGTTGGTTGAAGATTTGCTCCATTGGAAGACATTGTACATCGCGGGGCGTTTACATAAACCG GTAAAAATCCTGATGCAGAAGGAGAACGGGCCGCTGCGCGCGGCGCTCAACGCCAACCTGAAGAGCGCGCTAACCGCTGCCTTCCTGATGCTGCCGGAGAGCTTCACCGAGGAGGAGCTGTACCTGCAGATAGCTGGCCTCTCGTACTCCG GTGATTTCCGGATGATAATCGGTGAAGATAAAGCGAAGGTGATGAACATCGTCGGGCCGAACGTCCCCCATTTCCAGAAGCTGTACGGTAACATGCTGACGGAGTGTCCGCAGGCCGTGTACAAAGCACCGCAGGGCCGCGTGGAG GTGGATAAGAGTCCGGAGGGCCAGTTCCTGCAGTTGATGGCTTTGCCGAAGACTTTACAGCAGAGGATAACGAATCTTGTGGACATTCCCGGGAAAAACCGCGACGTGGAGGAGATGCTGCTGCAGGTTGCGCATGATCCGGACTGCGGGAGTGTCGTGCAGCTGG GCGTTCAGAGCATTGTAAAGACATCCAGCCTGTCTCAGAGCGCTAAAGGGATTCTGACTGCCG gcTTTAAGAAAACCATTTCCTACACCTCTAAGAAAATGTACAAGATGGCGAGGAGTCTGCGCAGGAAGAAGCCGTAG